One genomic region from Pseudoduganella lutea encodes:
- a CDS encoding amidase, producing MTDRRRFLVNAPLGLLAAASATTTIAVAAEPPATAGAPPTFGALPPAGPQVTPATFAEAEKLVQVALTPAQRQMAAQAWPTTLAGLTARRTGPKKVAIDDSVAPMSRFDPVLPGTKAGPARARFVRSFADPGPLPASDADIAYASVARLSRWIEAGKLTSERLTQIYIARCRQFDPRLRAIITLLPEAALEQARAADREIAAGRYRGPLHGIPFGLKDLLDTAGIATTWGAEPLKERTPVTDATVVTRLREAGAILLAKLSLGALAMNDIWFGGQTMNPWLPEEGASGSSAGPGAAMAAAMVAFTIGSETGGSIVSPSTRCGVTGLRPTFGRVPRTGAMTLCWSLDKLGPMTRSVEDAMLVLHAIDGPDGDDVASVPARLDFDPAVPVRGLRVGYLPEWMKEGTDIDRAALALVQKAGMKPVPVALPDWPYGSLNTILFAEAAAAFEEWTFSGKMEMLSEQTPDAWPNLLREARFLSAVDFVQADRMRRMVAQRMADIFRQIDVLLVPSLRDEMLVISNHTGHPSLTLRTGFVKVGEARSDWAPHPARPLPKFSPPRRVPHGVTLIGRLFDEGTLARAGMALERLAGVANERPPGF from the coding sequence ATGACCGACCGCCGCCGCTTCCTCGTCAATGCCCCGCTCGGCCTGCTGGCCGCCGCCAGTGCCACCACCACCATCGCCGTTGCCGCCGAACCGCCGGCAACGGCAGGTGCACCGCCCACCTTCGGCGCGCTGCCGCCCGCCGGACCGCAGGTCACGCCGGCCACGTTCGCGGAAGCGGAAAAACTGGTGCAGGTCGCGCTCACGCCGGCCCAGCGCCAGATGGCCGCACAGGCCTGGCCGACGACCCTGGCCGGCCTGACGGCACGCCGCACCGGCCCGAAGAAGGTTGCCATCGATGACAGCGTGGCACCGATGTCGCGCTTCGATCCGGTTTTGCCGGGCACGAAAGCCGGCCCGGCGCGGGCCCGCTTCGTGCGCAGCTTTGCCGATCCCGGCCCGCTGCCGGCCAGCGATGCCGACATCGCCTACGCCAGCGTGGCGCGGCTGTCGCGCTGGATCGAAGCAGGCAAGCTGACGTCCGAACGGCTCACGCAGATCTACATTGCACGCTGCCGCCAGTTCGATCCGCGCCTGCGCGCCATCATCACGCTGCTGCCCGAGGCGGCGCTGGAACAGGCGCGCGCGGCCGACCGCGAAATCGCCGCGGGCCGCTACCGCGGGCCGCTGCACGGCATTCCCTTTGGCCTGAAGGACTTGCTCGATACGGCCGGCATCGCCACCACGTGGGGCGCCGAACCGCTGAAGGAGCGCACGCCCGTCACGGATGCGACCGTCGTCACGCGCCTGCGTGAAGCCGGCGCCATCCTGCTGGCCAAGCTGTCGCTGGGTGCGCTGGCCATGAACGACATCTGGTTCGGCGGCCAGACGATGAACCCGTGGCTGCCCGAGGAAGGCGCGTCCGGCTCCAGTGCCGGCCCCGGCGCGGCGATGGCGGCGGCGATGGTGGCGTTCACGATCGGCAGCGAAACGGGCGGCTCGATCGTCAGCCCCAGCACGCGCTGCGGCGTGACCGGCCTGCGTCCCACCTTCGGCCGCGTGCCGCGCACCGGCGCGATGACACTGTGCTGGTCGCTCGACAAGCTGGGGCCGATGACGCGCTCGGTGGAAGATGCGATGCTGGTGCTGCATGCGATCGACGGCCCGGATGGTGACGACGTGGCCAGCGTGCCGGCCCGGCTCGATTTCGATCCCGCCGTGCCGGTGCGCGGCCTGCGCGTGGGCTACCTGCCCGAATGGATGAAGGAAGGAACGGACATCGACCGTGCCGCGCTGGCCCTGGTGCAGAAGGCCGGCATGAAGCCCGTGCCGGTGGCGCTGCCGGACTGGCCGTACGGATCGCTGAACACGATCCTGTTCGCCGAAGCGGCCGCCGCGTTCGAGGAGTGGACGTTTTCCGGCAAGATGGAGATGCTGTCCGAACAGACGCCGGATGCGTGGCCGAACCTGCTGCGCGAGGCGCGCTTCCTGTCCGCCGTCGATTTCGTGCAGGCCGACCGCATGCGCCGCATGGTGGCGCAGCGCATGGCCGACATCTTCCGGCAGATCGACGTGCTGCTGGTGCCGTCGCTGCGCGACGAGATGCTGGTGATCTCGAACCATACCGGCCACCCGTCGCTGACGCTGCGCACCGGTTTCGTGAAAGTGGGCGAGGCGCGCAGCGACTGGGCGCCCCACCCCGCGCGCCCGCTGCCGAAGTTTTCTCCGCCGCGCCGCGTGCCGCATGGCGTCACGCTGATCGGCCGCCTGTTCGACGAAGGCACGCTGGCACGCGCCGGCATGGCCCTGGAACGGCTGGCCGGCGTGGCAAACGAGCGCCCGCCGGGGTTCTAG
- a CDS encoding calcium-binding protein, with amino-acid sequence MATIWGHDGDNSLRAEKPGTVLVGGRGNDWYHVHAANVKVLEAAGEGTDGVATSLDRYTLPNNVENLSYNGAKAGTLTGNTLANQLVGHKGNDRLDGGVGDDSLWGYGGNDTLLGGDGRDYVQGGEGNDSLNGGNGDDSVQGDEGNDRLDGGADDDSLWGEEGNDTLLGGEGNDGLVGNVGNDSLNGGNGNDTVQGDEGDDRQDGGGGDDSMWGEEGNDTLHGGEGNDGLVGNVGNDSLDGGNGNDSLWSGEGDDLLLGGAGDDRIVANGGSATVRGGAGEDRLLLVEPLGNYGRERTGETGLRLTSKVTGAVIDMLDVEHLWFDSTWHTFADLTSDLPSQWGDTLYSGGTGDTLAGGQGNDTYVVRHPGTIITEAANGGNDTVKADRDYTLGDGVENLVLLGTGTLRGDGNALNNKLTGNAAANILDGGAGKDTMTGGAGSDRYVVDDKSDVVIEKAGDAGTDQVISMLAAYTLGADVENLTAGRDSNFTGNGNAGANRVSGLTGNDKLSGNGGSDTLSGGAGNDTLLGGAGHDEFIGGAGNDFFDGGANDGYLDYADYRSARGAVTVSLATGKAADDEGGTDTLTNIHGVLGSAFDDVLTGASGTGTEYFDAGGGSDTIDGGAIRGWDYNMAGYGTESAAVAVDLGQGLGVTATGTDVLLNINQVVGSWYDDSITGSDGPRPEWLEGNAGSDTLDGAGAFDYVTYINTSRTGVTVDLGAGTATDADGDTDTLRNIEGIVGTRYDDVLTGSDNRGRDIEIFYGAAGDDTIDGGLGWDAVDYAGHASTGVVVDLAAGTAQDGAGGTDTLVGIEFARGTAFNDSLTGGATDDILAGRGGNDILDGGIGNDIADYRYAGGAVTASLATGKASDGDRGTDTLRNIETIFGSAFDDRLVGDARANALLGEGGNDTLDGGAGDDWLEGVAGNDKLSGGAGNDTLAGGGGADALAGGAGADTFHLDLDKADTIADFATGIDRIVIDAAAGNIGNGDNVIDDGELVIVTANAKALTAAGAATLFVVDDGKASAVFAYRPLDADGIASATELTLVATLTGVKATEAGDFAFGSFGG; translated from the coding sequence ATGGCAACAATCTGGGGACATGACGGCGATAACAGCCTGCGAGCCGAAAAGCCGGGGACCGTGTTGGTCGGCGGCCGGGGGAATGACTGGTACCACGTGCACGCCGCCAACGTGAAAGTGCTCGAGGCGGCCGGCGAGGGGACCGATGGCGTGGCGACTTCGCTGGACCGCTACACGCTACCGAACAACGTCGAAAATCTGTCTTACAACGGAGCGAAGGCTGGCACGCTGACGGGCAACACGCTGGCGAACCAGCTCGTTGGCCACAAAGGGAACGACCGTCTGGACGGCGGTGTCGGCGACGACTCGCTCTGGGGGTACGGTGGCAATGACACACTGCTGGGCGGCGACGGCCGCGACTACGTGCAGGGCGGCGAAGGGAATGACAGCCTGAACGGTGGAAATGGCGACGACTCGGTGCAGGGCGATGAAGGCAACGATCGCCTGGACGGCGGTGCCGACGACGACTCGCTCTGGGGCGAGGAGGGCAACGACACGCTGCTTGGCGGCGAAGGCAACGACGGCCTCGTCGGCAACGTGGGCAACGACAGCCTGAACGGCGGAAACGGCAACGACACGGTGCAAGGCGATGAAGGCGACGATCGCCAGGACGGTGGCGGCGGCGACGATTCGATGTGGGGCGAGGAGGGCAACGACACGCTGCATGGCGGCGAAGGCAACGACGGCCTCGTCGGCAACGTGGGCAACGACAGCCTCGACGGCGGCAACGGCAACGACTCGTTATGGAGCGGCGAGGGCGACGACCTGCTGCTGGGCGGCGCCGGTGACGATCGCATCGTGGCGAACGGCGGCAGCGCCACGGTCCGGGGTGGCGCCGGCGAAGACCGGCTGCTGCTGGTCGAGCCGCTGGGCAATTACGGCCGCGAGCGCACCGGCGAAACGGGCCTGCGGCTGACCAGCAAGGTCACCGGTGCCGTCATCGACATGCTCGACGTGGAACACCTCTGGTTTGACAGCACGTGGCACACGTTCGCCGACCTGACGTCCGACCTGCCCTCGCAGTGGGGCGATACGCTATATAGCGGCGGCACCGGCGACACGCTGGCCGGAGGGCAGGGCAACGATACCTACGTGGTGCGGCACCCGGGCACCATCATCACGGAAGCCGCGAATGGCGGCAACGACACCGTGAAGGCCGACCGCGACTATACGCTGGGCGACGGCGTCGAAAACCTCGTGCTGCTGGGCACTGGCACACTGCGGGGCGATGGCAATGCGTTGAACAATAAGTTGACCGGCAATGCCGCGGCCAACATCCTCGATGGCGGCGCGGGCAAGGACACCATGACCGGCGGCGCCGGCAGCGACCGCTACGTGGTCGACGACAAGAGCGACGTCGTCATCGAAAAGGCCGGCGATGCGGGCACGGACCAGGTGATCTCGATGCTGGCCGCCTACACGCTGGGGGCGGATGTCGAAAACCTGACCGCCGGGCGCGACAGCAACTTCACGGGCAACGGCAATGCCGGCGCCAACCGGGTGAGCGGCCTGACCGGTAACGACAAGCTGAGCGGGAATGGCGGCAGCGACACGCTTTCCGGCGGCGCCGGCAACGACACGCTGCTGGGCGGGGCCGGGCACGACGAGTTCATCGGCGGTGCCGGCAACGACTTCTTCGACGGCGGCGCGAACGACGGCTACCTGGACTACGCCGATTACCGGTCGGCACGCGGTGCCGTAACGGTCAGCCTGGCAACCGGCAAGGCGGCCGATGACGAAGGGGGGACCGATACGCTGACCAACATCCATGGCGTGCTCGGTTCCGCGTTCGACGACGTGCTGACCGGCGCATCCGGCACGGGCACCGAATATTTCGACGCCGGCGGCGGCAGCGACACGATCGATGGCGGCGCGATCCGTGGCTGGGACTACAACATGGCGGGCTACGGCACCGAGTCGGCCGCGGTCGCGGTCGATCTCGGCCAGGGCCTGGGCGTCACTGCCACCGGCACGGATGTGCTGCTGAACATCAATCAAGTGGTGGGCAGCTGGTACGACGACAGCATCACCGGATCGGATGGGCCGCGCCCCGAATGGCTCGAAGGCAATGCCGGCAGCGATACGCTCGACGGTGCCGGCGCCTTCGACTATGTCACATACATCAACACGAGCCGGACCGGCGTGACGGTCGACCTGGGCGCGGGAACAGCCACCGATGCGGACGGCGATACGGACACGCTGCGCAATATCGAAGGCATCGTCGGCACCCGGTACGACGATGTGCTGACGGGATCGGACAACCGTGGCCGCGACATCGAAATCTTCTACGGCGCAGCCGGCGACGACACGATCGACGGTGGTCTCGGCTGGGACGCCGTCGACTATGCCGGCCATGCGTCGACCGGCGTGGTGGTCGACCTGGCCGCCGGTACCGCGCAGGATGGCGCTGGCGGCACCGACACGCTGGTTGGCATCGAGTTCGCGCGCGGCACCGCATTCAATGACTCGCTCACCGGCGGCGCGACCGACGACATCCTCGCGGGGCGCGGCGGCAATGACATCCTCGACGGCGGCATCGGCAACGACATCGCGGACTACCGTTATGCGGGCGGCGCCGTGACGGCCAGCCTCGCCACCGGCAAGGCCAGCGACGGCGACCGGGGCACGGATACGCTGCGCAACATCGAGACCATCTTCGGATCGGCTTTCGACGACAGGCTGGTCGGTGATGCCCGCGCCAACGCCCTGCTCGGCGAAGGCGGTAACGACACGCTCGACGGTGGCGCCGGCGACGACTGGCTGGAAGGCGTGGCCGGCAACGACAAACTCTCCGGCGGGGCCGGCAACGACACACTGGCAGGGGGCGGCGGTGCCGATGCGCTGGCCGGCGGTGCCGGTGCGGACACGTTCCACCTGGATCTCGACAAGGCCGACACGATCGCCGATTTCGCCACCGGCATCGACCGGATCGTGATCGATGCGGCCGCCGGCAATATCGGCAACGGCGACAACGTGATCGATGATGGCGAGCTGGTGATCGTGACGGCGAACGCGAAGGCGCTTACCGCCGCGGGCGCGGCGACGCTGTTCGTGGTGGATGACGGCAAGGCGTCCGCCGTGTTCGCCTACCGGCCGCTTGATGCCGACGGCATCGCATCGGCCACCGAGCTGACGCTGGTGGCGACGCTGACCGGCGTGAAGGCCACCGAGGCGGGCGACTTCGCCTTCGGCAGCTTCGGCGGCTAG